In one Balaenoptera ricei isolate mBalRic1 chromosome 20, mBalRic1.hap2, whole genome shotgun sequence genomic region, the following are encoded:
- the FZD2 gene encoding frizzled-2: MRPRSALPRLLLPLLLLPAAGPAQFHGEKGISIPDHGFCQPISIPLCTDIAYNQTIMPNLLGHTNQEDAGLEVHQFYPLVKVQCSPELRFFLCSMYAPVCTVLEQAIPPCRSICERARQGCEALMNKFGFQWPERLRCEHFPRHGAEQICVGQNHSEDGAPALLTTAPPPGLQPGAGGTPGGPGGGGSPPRYATLEHPFHCPRVLKVPSYLSYKFLGERDCAAPCEPARPDGSMFFSQEETRFARLWILTWSVLCCASTFFTVTTYLVDMQRFRYPERPIIFLSGCYTMVSVAYIAGFVLQERVVCNERFSEDGYRTVVQGTKKEGCTILFMMLYFFSMASSIWWVILSLTWFLAAGMKWGHEAIEANSQYFHLAAWAVPAVKTITILAMGQIDGDLLSGVCFVGLNSLDPLRGFVLAPLFVYLFIGTSFLLAGFVSLFRIRTIMKHDGTKTEKLERLMVRIGVFSVLYTVPATIVIACYFYEQAFREHWERSWVSQHCKSLAIPCPAHYTPRMSPDFTVYMIKYLMTLIVGITSGFWIWSGKTLHSWRKFYTRLTNSRHGETTV, from the coding sequence ATGCGGCCCCGCAGCGCCCTGCCCCgtctgctgctgccgctgctgctgctgcccgcTGCGGGGCCGGCCCAGTTCCACGGGGAGAAGGGCATCTCCATCCCGGACCACGGCTTCTGCCAGCCTATCTCCATCCCGTTGTGCACGGACATCGCCTACAACCAGACCATCATGCCCAACCTTCTGGGCCATACGAACCAGGAGGACGCAGGACTGGAGGTGCACCAGTTCTACCCATTGGTGAAGGTGCAGTGCTCGCCCGAACTGCGCTTCTTCCTGTGCTCCATGTATGCACCCGTGTGCACTGTGCTGGAGCAGGCCATCCCGCCGTGCCGCTCGATCTGCGAGCGCGCGCGCCAGGGCTGCGAGGCGCTCATGAACAAGTTCGGTTTCCAGTGGCCGGAGCGCCTTCGCTGCGAGCACTTCCCCCGCCACGGCGCGGAGCAGATCTGCGTGGGCCAGAACCACTCGGAGGACGGCGCGCCCGCGTTGCTCACCACCGCGCCGCCGCCGGGCCTGCAGCCGGGTGCGGGGGGCACCCCGGGCGGCCCGGGTGGCGGCGGCTCGCCCCCGCGCTATGCCACGCTGGAGCACCCGTTCCACTGTCCGCGCGTCCTCAAGGTGCCGTCCTATCTCAGCTACAAGTTTCTGGGCGAGCGCGACTGCGCGGCTCCGTGCGAGCCGGCGCGACCCGACGGCTCCATGTTCTTCTCCCAGGAAGAGACGCGCTTTGCGCGACTCTGGATCCTCACCTGGTCCGTGTTGTGCTGTGCCTCCACCTTTTTCACCGTCACCACGTACCTGGTGGACATGCAGCGCTTCCGCTACCCGGAGCGGCCCATCATCTTTCTGTCAGGCTGCTACACTATGGTGTCGGTGGCCTACATCGCGGGCTTCGTGCTCCAGGAGCGCGTGGTGTGTAACGAGCGCTTCTCCGAGGACGGCTACCGTACGGTGGTGCAGGGCACCAAGAAGGAGGGCTGCACCATCCTCTTCATGATGCTCTACTTCTTCAGCATGGCCAGTTCCATCTGGTGGGTCATCCTGTCGCTCACCTGGTTCCTGGCGGCGGGCATGAAGTGGGGCCACGAGGCCATCGAGGCCAACTCGCAGTACTTCCACCTGGCCGCGTGGGCCGTGCCCGCCGTCAAGACCATCACAATCCTGGCCATGGGCCAGATTGACGGCGACCTGCTGAGCGGCGTGTGCTTCGTGGGCCTCAACAGCCTGGACCCGCTGCGGGGCTTCGTGCTGGCGCCGCTCTTCGTGTACCTGTTCATAGGCACGTCCTTCCTCCTGGCCGGTTTCGTGTCACTCTTCCGCATCCGTACCATCATGAAGCACGACGGCACCAAGACGGAGAAGCTGGAGCGGCTCATGGTGCGCATCGGCGTCTTCTCGGTGCTGTACACGGTGCCCGCCACCATCGTCATCGCCTGCTATTTCTACGAGCAGGCCTTCCGAGAGCACTGGGAGCGCTCGTGGGTGAGCCAGCACTGCAAGAGCCTGGCCATCCCGTGCCCGGCGCACTACACGCCGCGCATGTCACCCGACTTCACCGTCTACATGATCAAATACCTCATGACGCTCATCGTGGGCATCACGTCGGGCTTCTGGATCTGGTCCGGCAAGACGCTGCACTCGTGGAGGAAGTTCTACACCCGTCTCACCAACAGCCGGCACGGCGAGACCACCGTGTGA